TCGGTCAAATAGTGTGCCAAGTCCTTTTCCCACCGACAGGCTCTTCGGCCGTTGACCGGGCACGCCATGCGGGTCAAAGCCAAGTTGTCGGTGTCATCCCGGATGGTCAGGTCTTCGCGAGAAAGGTTGTGACGCAGCATCAAGTTCTGCATCATCCGCAATGCATTGCGTTTTTCACCCTCGGTGCTGGCGTCGTTACTGGCGGTGTTGTCCAACGCTCGGATGCGATTCAGGATTTTGTCAAACTCATCCTGGTGGGCGCGGGCGTGTTGGGTTCGTCGCCGGTTTCGCGACACCGCGGGCATCGTCGCATCATGTGAATCCGACGGTGGCGGCGTCCAGAATGCAAGGATCTGGTATTCGTCGTCGACGGGATTCCAGGTGTCGTAGACGGTGTGGTCGATCACCGTTGTCCAGTGTCTTCCTTTGCCGGTTCTGCGATTCTGAGAGTCCACAATGACCACGCCTTGCGGCAGTTCATCCCACGGGACGTCATGGGCAAGCAGGCGTTTCCAACCGGCTCTTTTCAGATAGGGTTCCGCCAAATAGATCGGGACGCCATCACGCGGCGATGATTGGTTGGCATCGAACAGTTCGCGATAGACGCGGCCATAGGACCAACCGGTCGCGATGGCGATCGACCGCGTGACACAGTCGCCCGCGATTCCGACGAAGCCGCTGGACGCGCGGCCACCGTCGTCCCAGATCCACTGCACGTCATGCATCCTTTTCGAAAGCGAGGCACTGATCGGTTGGAACGACAAATCGCCGATGCGGTTTCGAACGCCCCGGCGATGTTCAGTGGACTGTCAAAGGATTGGTTGGCTGGAAACCGCGGACTATTCCACTGCTTCTTCGCCGGCGATTGCATCGTCGGCGTCCAACATGTCTTCTGCATCGGGGACCGAGGGATCCTCCGGTGCACGCTTGCGCAACTTTCGCTGTAGCGACCGGCGGTGGATTCCCAGACGTCGTGCCGCTTCGCTGATGTTGCCATCGCAGTCGGCCAAGACCCGATGGATGTGTTCCCATTCGTTTCGCGCAAGCGAGGGCGCAGGAAACGCAACGGCACCGTCGGGAACCGTTTGTTCGTCACCACGCAGGAATGCGGCAAGAATGTCGTCGGCGTCCGCGGGCTTGCTAAGGAAATTCACCGCACCGGAGCGAATGGCGTCGATCGATGCCGGAATGCTGCCGAAACCGGACAAGATGATGATCCGCGTGTCTTCCTTGAATTCCAGCAACTTGCGTAGCAATTCCAGACCGTTGCGGCCCGGCATTCGCAAGTCCAAGACCGCAAGGTCAGTGGGACGTTGCTTAAAAACTTCGACGGCCTCGTCGTAGTTCCCGGCCGTTTCGACACGGAAACCACGCTGTTGCATCGCCATTGCCAAGCGGTCCCGCAGCACGAACGTGTCGTCGACCAGCAAAATACTTTCGGCTTGAACGTCGCTGGTGGTGTAGATGGGGCCCGGTTCTGAATCTCGATCGTTCATCGTTCCTTTCCTGGTACTGCGAGACATGCGACCAAGTCTCAAGTGTAACCCGATTGTGACATTTTGTTTGCATCCCGTCGCCCCGTTTCGCCACAGTTGGGCACGATTTAAAGGGCACCTGTGACAATATGGGTCAGTTCGCCGGTGGGCGGATGGGCAAAATGATCCGTGCCGTCGTTCCGACACCGGGCGTCGAGTCCATTTTCAGTTGACCACCTAGCTTTTTCACAACGTTTCGCGTCAAAAAAATGCCCAGTCCGATCCCGCGACCCGGATCTTTGGTGGTGTAGAAAGGATTACCGATCCGTTCTAAAACGTCTTCGCTCATGCCGCATCCGGAATCGGTCACGATCAGTTGCAACACGCCATCGTCGACACGGGTCTCCAAGACAACGTTTTTGTCGCGGTCACTTGCGTCCAAACCGTTGTGGATCAAGTTTCGAATCGCTTGAGCCACCGCTTCCTGAGGCACCCACAGCGGTCGGTCTTCGATTTCCGGTGCGGCGTCGATCACATCCACGCGATGCGGTTGGCGGACGCCATCAAGGGCGACGTCAATCAATTCGCCGACGGTGGTTTCGTCCCAACGACCTGTCGTTGAATCACCCGATGCAGCACGCATTCGCTGCAGAATTTGTCGGCAGTGTTCCAGCTGTCCGTCGATCAGCTGCAAGTCTTCTTCCACTGATGCGGGCTTCTCGATTCCATCCAAGTGGCGGAACAATTCACGAACGATGACATCAATGGTGGATAACGGCGTGGCCAGTTCGTGTGCCGCGCCGGCGGCCAACGTCGTCAAACCTTCCAGTTGTCGATTGGCTGCTTCGGTGGCTTGTGCTTCCAACAACTGCGTTTCACGCATTCGCAGTTCGCCGGAGGTGCGGGTGACGAAGTACGTGATGACGGCCGAACACGCGGTGAAAGCGATCATCTGGCCCAGTCGATGAATGTTGCTTGCCGCGTCGATGTTGGTGTCAAGCAGTTCCGGCAGCGCGGTGGAAAACACCAACAGAAACGCGAAACCGACCACCGCGACGACCGTCAATGTCCATGCGCGATACGGCCGCAGCATCACGCCACCGACCGACAAGTTGACCAAGTAGAAAAAGCAAAACGGATTCTGAGTGCCACCGGTCAGGTGCAACATGGCAGTCAACGTCACGAGGTCCAGCAGCATCAACACCCAAGCGATCCATCCCGCGGACTTGCTGGCATCGTCGTCGATGTCCACAAGTAAAGACGACGGGTCGTCGGTCGAATTCGCCAGCCGGCCGACAGGTCCCTTCATGCCAATGGCTTCGGGGCGACTTAATTCATCCGATGGCTCAACCGTCGCGGCGGGTTTCTTGCGTGTCAGCCACAACGCATAAATGACGTTCGTCGTGGCGGTCAATGCGACCAGGCCCAACAGCGGCAGGTACGCCACATCAAGGTCGGCCAAGACCCAAACGGCAAAGATCGTCACCAGCTGGCCGACCACCGCCGCCGAACGCAACAGCAACAACCATGTGGATGAACCCAAACGGGCACGTTGCATCAACGGCATAGCGGCATTCCCGCGGCTACAAGAGGATCAAACAAGGCTTCGGTGATTCGCGACGAACTGATTCGATCGCCATGGACGACGAACTTGTTCGCGATCGGCCACCGCCAGTCGGTTTCGGCAGGTCGACCAAAGTCACCGAGATGCGGTGATTGAATCAGCGGGATTGGCGTCGTGCAAGCTCATCACGCAGACGGGCCGCCAATTCATACTCTTCCTGTTGAATGGCGGCATCCAGGCGTTCGCTAAGCGTTTGGCCGACTTCGTACTCGTTTCGCAACGATTCGCGTAGTTCGGTCAAGCGGACGACCAGCTCGTCTTCTTCAAAATGTTCTTCGGCATCGTGCTGAATAAAAAACTGACGCATCGTTTCCAAGCCGCGATTGATCGCTTGCACGGCTTCTTCGGCGCTGTTTTCTTCCAATTCACCCAGCGCTTCGGCCTGGGTCCGGTGGAACAAAACGAATGGTCGGTACTGTTCGTGCGATCCCGTCCATTCTTCATCCGGGCTCATCACCGACGACAGGTCCATCAGCCGCAAGGTGTGATTCGCGTCCATGACCGCGCGGTGGTAATACTGCAGCCGCAACCAGCACAAACGCCGATGATAAAACTGCATGAATTCACGGTCGACTTCGGCGCATTCATCATCCGTCAGCACACGGTCCGGGGCTTCCAGATGTTCCAGTTGCAAATGGTCCAGATAGGTGTCGGATCCTTCAACCTTTGAACCATCCGGACGGCCGGCGGTTTCCAGTTGCAGAATGCCCATGTCCAGCCGCATTTGAATCACGTCGCGGCCGTCTTTGCCTTTAACCAATCGGACGTTCAGATTCGACGGATCATAGGCCCACTTGGACAACAGGTCGTCGATATGCATTGAACGTTTCATCGATTCCATCGGTCTGGCTGGACGAGAGAAACCGGCCGCTGCGCCCCGGCCGATCGATCGGCCCTCGGCCTGAGCTCTACTATAGCAGCGACAATTTTGACGAGAAGCATTGAATCCGATTCCGCATCAGTCGCGCGGGATGGGCGACCGGCGAAGCTGTTTTTTTTGGCTGTGCTGTTTTTTCTTTTTCAATCGTTTTTTGTTGCTTGAACGACTGGGGCGGGTCGCCTTGCGTGGTTTCGGCGGCCACTGGCATTCCAGCAACAGATCGACCAAGCGTTGCCGGACGTCCGCTAGATTACTGGGCTGATCGCGAAAACGGTCACTATGCAGCACCAAATCACCGTCACGGGTGATACGGTTACTTTGACGGGCCATGAACCGGCGTTTCCAATCCTCCGGCATCGCATCGCATTGCCCGGGAGACCACCGCAATGTGACCCGGGAATTGACTTTGTTGACGTTCTGCCCGCCAGGGCCACTGCTTCGCGAATGCGAAATCTGGATCGATTCCGCCGGCAACGTTAAACGTCGATTGACGACCAAATCGCTCACTGACACTCTCCCACCGATTCGATCGGCGACACCATGAACCAAAAAAAATTTCCAGCGTTCTTGTTTGCTTCGCCGCCCCGACGATGCCGGTCGTCGGTAGGGGGACGCTTCCTACCATCGGCCGAATCAACGGTCCACGCAAGCCTTATGCCGAAACATTGCTTCGCGAATCATCGCGTGTCCAAAGAACGTGTGCGCGGCGGCCTTCGGCTGACCTTCACGCCGCCCGGCCGACGGCGACACCTGCCGGAAACCGCCAACTCGAGTGCGCCCGCGGTGCAACAGTGCTGCCTGGTCGCCCCAAAGGTGATTGCACATTGGATGATCGCCCTGGCACTGGTCGTCGTGACGGCCGGTCGGTCGGCGGCAGATTGGCCGCGGTTTCTGGGGCCGCACTTCGATGGCACCGTCCACGACGCGGATTTGATCCAAACCGCCGATCGAGTCGACTGGAACGGCAAGCCTTCGGTCACCTGGTCGTTGCCGGTTGGCGAAGGCTACGGCATCGGTGTCACCGCGGCCGATCGATACTATCACTTTGA
The DNA window shown above is from Crateriforma spongiae and carries:
- a CDS encoding UvrB/UvrC motif-containing protein, coding for MKRSMHIDDLLSKWAYDPSNLNVRLVKGKDGRDVIQMRLDMGILQLETAGRPDGSKVEGSDTYLDHLQLEHLEAPDRVLTDDECAEVDREFMQFYHRRLCWLRLQYYHRAVMDANHTLRLMDLSSVMSPDEEWTGSHEQYRPFVLFHRTQAEALGELEENSAEEAVQAINRGLETMRQFFIQHDAEEHFEEDELVVRLTELRESLRNEYEVGQTLSERLDAAIQQEEYELAARLRDELARRQSR
- the arfB gene encoding alternative ribosome rescue aminoacyl-tRNA hydrolase ArfB — encoded protein: MSDLVVNRRLTLPAESIQISHSRSSGPGGQNVNKVNSRVTLRWSPGQCDAMPEDWKRRFMARQSNRITRDGDLVLHSDRFRDQPSNLADVRQRLVDLLLECQWPPKPRKATRPSRSSNKKRLKKKKQHSQKKQLRRSPIPRD
- a CDS encoding DUF2786 domain-containing protein, producing MHDVQWIWDDGGRASSGFVGIAGDCVTRSIAIATGWSYGRVYRELFDANQSSPRDGVPIYLAEPYLKRAGWKRLLAHDVPWDELPQGVVIVDSQNRRTGKGRHWTTVIDHTVYDTWNPVDDEYQILAFWTPPPSDSHDATMPAVSRNRRRTQHARAHQDEFDKILNRIRALDNTASNDASTEGEKRNALRMMQNLMLRHNLSREDLTIRDDTDNLALTRMACPVNGRRACRWEKDLAHYLTEQVFPMVLWYVNTKGHRTLFWFYGPLDDVEHCIQLFRELLLTIATSARIRYGGHSRGSGASYCEGYVLGLPTAETDFKSNQTEANDRSLIQARVLSTQRLAEEWLNVECGIRLVTTRSSGRFDHDPDAARRGEVHGSQHDVRGENGRKRIGN
- a CDS encoding response regulator transcription factor, whose product is MNDRDSEPGPIYTTSDVQAESILLVDDTFVLRDRLAMAMQQRGFRVETAGNYDEAVEVFKQRPTDLAVLDLRMPGRNGLELLRKLLEFKEDTRIIILSGFGSIPASIDAIRSGAVNFLSKPADADDILAAFLRGDEQTVPDGAVAFPAPSLARNEWEHIHRVLADCDGNISEAARRLGIHRRSLQRKLRKRAPEDPSVPDAEDMLDADDAIAGEEAVE
- a CDS encoding sensor histidine kinase, translating into MPLMQRARLGSSTWLLLLRSAAVVGQLVTIFAVWVLADLDVAYLPLLGLVALTATTNVIYALWLTRKKPAATVEPSDELSRPEAIGMKGPVGRLANSTDDPSSLLVDIDDDASKSAGWIAWVLMLLDLVTLTAMLHLTGGTQNPFCFFYLVNLSVGGVMLRPYRAWTLTVVAVVGFAFLLVFSTALPELLDTNIDAASNIHRLGQMIAFTACSAVITYFVTRTSGELRMRETQLLEAQATEAANRQLEGLTTLAAGAAHELATPLSTIDVIVRELFRHLDGIEKPASVEEDLQLIDGQLEHCRQILQRMRAASGDSTTGRWDETTVGELIDVALDGVRQPHRVDVIDAAPEIEDRPLWVPQEAVAQAIRNLIHNGLDASDRDKNVVLETRVDDGVLQLIVTDSGCGMSEDVLERIGNPFYTTKDPGRGIGLGIFLTRNVVKKLGGQLKMDSTPGVGTTARIILPIRPPAN